A genomic window from Carassius auratus strain Wakin chromosome 19, ASM336829v1, whole genome shotgun sequence includes:
- the LOC113119793 gene encoding class I histocompatibility antigen, F10 alpha chain-like, translating to MRSVVLLLLGVHLANAATHSLKYVYTATTGMKNFPRFVDVGMLNGEVISMYDSTSQRKVPKQKWMADNLDQQYWDSGTENIKGTEQAYMNNIQVAMLRFNQTAGVHTVQVMYGCDWDDQTGETNGFRQEGYDGEDFLFLDLKEMRWISPVMQGIITALKWNYDRGRLEARKHYFSTVCIEWLMKYLEYGKSSLKKTVSPQVSLLQKSSSSPVSCHATGFYPKYVTISWMKNGQDHYEDVEVGELLPNEDGTFQKTSELRVTPEEWKKNEFICVVEHQGRAIRKILTEKEIRTNQESLCPSSSWWVFLGLWSC from the exons ATGCGGTCCGTGGTTCTTCTGCTCCTCGGAGTTCATCTCGCCAATGCTG CGACCCATTCCCTGAAATATGTCTACACAGCTACCACAGGAATGAAAAACTTTCCAAGGTTTGTAGATGTGGGAATGCTGAATGGTGAAGTCATCAGTATGTATGACAGTACATCACAGAGAAAGGTCCCCAAACAGAAGTGGATGGCTGATAATTTGGACCAGCAATACTGGGATAGTGGGACTGAGAACATTAAGGGTACAGAGCAAGCTTACATGAACAATATTCAGGTGGCCATGCTTCGCTTCAATCAAACGGCAG gtgtgcACACAGTCCAGGTGATGTACGGCTGTGATTGGGATGATCAGACTGGAGAAACAAATGGGTTTCGTCAAGAAGGTTATGATGGAGAGGACTTTCTGTTTCTGGAtctgaaggagatgagatggattTCTCCAGTGATGCAAGGAATCATCACTGCTCTGAAGTGGAACTATGACAGAGGTAGACTTGAGGCTAGAAAACATTACTTCAGCACTGTGTGCATCGAGTGGTTGATGAAGTATCTGGAGTATGGAAAGAGCAGCCTGAAGAAAACAG tctcTCCTCAGGTGTCTCTGCTGCAGAAGTCTTCCTCGTCTCCCGTCTCGTGTCATGCTACAGGATTTTACCCCAAATATGTAACAATCTCCTGGATGAAGAATGGACAAGATCATTATGAGGATGTGGAGGTTGGTGAACTTCTTCCTAATGAGGACGGGACCTTTCAGAAGACGAGCGAACTCAGAGTTACTCCTGAAGAGTGGAAGAAGAATGAGTTCATCTGTGTGGTGGAGCACCAGGGAAGAGCCATCAGAAAGATCCTGACAGAGAAAGAGATCAGGACTAACCAG GAGAGTCTGTGTCCATCTTCATCATGGTGGGTGTTCTTGGGGCTGTGGTCTTGTTGA